The window AGACCACGCACTTCTATCTGATAGTGCTTGAGATTCTGCTTCTGGCGGGCATGTTCTTCATTGCTATGCAGGGTGTGCCGGAAATGCAGTTTTCGGCGAAGAGCCTTTTAAACGGCAGATTTGCCATTGAGTTCTGGGTGGTTCTGGTGTTTCTGGGACTGCTTGTTCCGGCGGTTGTTTTTGCGCTGGGCGAGAGCGGCAGACTGCATCTTAAAGGCGGGAAGCTGATATTTTTTGAAGCGTTGGTGCTTCTGGGCGGATATTTCCTGCGTTTTCTCATAGTTCACGCAGGGGTTTATACCCAGAAGTTTACGGACTATATCCAGTAGGTTTAACGGGCGGGGGCTCTCCGGAGCTCCTGCTTTCATATATCAACGGGGGCTGAATGGCTGTTTCCAGACGGAGTTTTCTGAAAAGACTGACATATTTTGCGGCGGGTGCGGCAGGACTCTGGGGTCTTTTCAGATACCTCACTCCGCCTTCTGCTGGCGGGGAGATAATTCTCAGCGTCAGGTCAACGGATATTCCGGAGGGGGGTGCGCTCATCTTTGCAGACAGGCAGACCGCTGTTCTGCGCAAAGATGGCAGAATAACGGCTCTCTCAATGACCTGCACACATCTGGGCTGTACGGTTTCCCTCGACGGCGACAGGTTTGCCTGTCCCTGCCACGGGAGCATATTTTCTCTGGACGGAGGCGTTATCAAAGGGCCTGCGGTCAAGCCGCTTACAGAATATGCTTTTGAAGAGAAGAACGGCATCCTGACGGTTTTCAGAAGGAGCGTCTCTTGATATCCCGTTTTTTTACACACCTTTTTCCTGTGACCTTCAACAGAGACACCCTCTCTTTCCGTAAGACAGGATATCTGGGCATCATTTCCGCCGCCCTGTTCATCCTGCTCATGCTGACAGGGGTTCTGCTGATGTTCTATTACT of the Seleniivibrio woodruffii genome contains:
- a CDS encoding ubiquinol-cytochrome c reductase iron-sulfur subunit, with the translated sequence MAVSRRSFLKRLTYFAAGAAGLWGLFRYLTPPSAGGEIILSVRSTDIPEGGALIFADRQTAVLRKDGRITALSMTCTHLGCTVSLDGDRFACPCHGSIFSLDGGVIKGPAVKPLTEYAFEEKNGILTVFRRSVS